The following are from one region of the Calditrichota bacterium genome:
- a CDS encoding biopolymer transporter ExbD, whose amino-acid sequence MAFIPSRIKRHGTGSGEVKLNLTSMMDMFTIILVFLLKVYSSEGQMIQPSQDLTLPNSSVNKHAEVALDLKVSKEWVVLNDKPVAKISDVLSERSLVIPALAHELKKYATEAQKAEEEYGTPFTGKVIIQGDKDLPYKVLVKIMATCGRSEYPNMRLLVYHSQG is encoded by the coding sequence ATGGCCTTTATCCCTTCTCGAATAAAAAGGCATGGTACCGGTAGTGGTGAAGTAAAACTGAATCTGACCTCAATGATGGATATGTTCACCATTATCCTGGTCTTTTTATTAAAAGTGTATTCCAGTGAAGGGCAAATGATTCAACCCTCTCAGGATCTGACCCTGCCGAATTCTTCGGTCAACAAACATGCGGAGGTGGCTCTCGATCTGAAAGTTTCCAAGGAATGGGTTGTGTTGAACGACAAACCGGTGGCCAAAATTTCGGATGTGCTTTCGGAACGGAGCCTGGTTATTCCGGCTCTGGCACACGAATTGAAAAAATATGCTACAGAAGCGCAAAAAGCGGAAGAAGAATATGGGACACCCTTTACCGGGAAAGTGATTATTCAGGGTGATAAAGATTTGCCCTATAAGGTCCTCGTTAAAATTATGGCCACCTGCGGCCGTTCGGAGTATCCAAACATGAGACTTTTGGTGTACCATAGCCAAGGGTAA
- a CDS encoding AgmX/PglI C-terminal domain-containing protein, translating to MKHKNKNLSPFDNGSDVATVEEKKSVPKNTETLIIDPDRYKKHALQKMDRRFWGIVLATFLFNTILMIYLSNLPYQISENAARRIQEHYANFIYQKQKKSSVVKESAVAKKNVEGKKEESKKVAEQPPAEAKSGGTSAGSRAKGPATAKERVAARSRSTRQISQEVSKKGLLGLLTGTGEAAQGEAVRDVLGNDAGQTSGKNLDKILSNIGGIKTSGASEGVGKGGSGRVRGGRATGAGAAIGDIVTGLGQAQTTSVRKKTKMKLFKSANVKAEAGKSGGRSAQSVLAVINSHKAAIEYCYQRALRTNPNLKGKISVRFVIHPDGSVGKVTVIESTLNNSSVERCIVSKIRRWRDFGPVDPSKGDAVFRQDYIFGY from the coding sequence ATGAAACATAAAAATAAAAATCTTTCTCCATTTGACAATGGAAGTGACGTAGCCACTGTGGAAGAGAAAAAGAGCGTTCCAAAGAACACTGAAACCCTCATCATCGATCCGGATCGGTACAAAAAACACGCGCTGCAGAAAATGGATCGGCGGTTTTGGGGGATTGTTCTGGCGACATTTCTCTTTAATACGATTCTTATGATTTATCTTTCCAATCTCCCGTATCAGATTTCGGAAAATGCGGCTCGGCGGATTCAGGAACATTATGCCAACTTCATTTATCAGAAACAGAAGAAATCCTCCGTTGTAAAGGAATCGGCAGTGGCGAAAAAGAACGTCGAAGGCAAGAAAGAAGAATCGAAAAAGGTGGCGGAGCAGCCGCCTGCCGAGGCAAAATCCGGTGGAACATCTGCAGGCAGTCGTGCAAAGGGTCCAGCTACGGCAAAGGAGCGCGTGGCGGCCCGATCCAGAAGCACCCGTCAGATTTCACAGGAAGTGAGTAAAAAGGGACTGTTGGGCCTGTTAACGGGTACAGGAGAGGCCGCGCAGGGCGAAGCCGTAAGAGATGTCCTGGGGAATGATGCGGGGCAGACAAGCGGGAAAAATTTGGACAAAATTCTTTCAAATATTGGTGGGATTAAAACCTCCGGCGCATCGGAAGGTGTCGGAAAAGGAGGCAGCGGCCGCGTTAGAGGAGGCCGGGCCACCGGAGCGGGTGCCGCCATCGGCGATATTGTAACAGGTTTGGGACAGGCGCAAACAACATCCGTGCGGAAGAAAACAAAAATGAAGCTGTTTAAATCCGCAAACGTAAAAGCCGAAGCCGGGAAATCCGGCGGACGCAGTGCGCAAAGTGTTCTGGCCGTGATTAATTCTCACAAAGCGGCTATCGAGTACTGTTACCAGCGCGCCCTTCGAACCAATCCGAATCTCAAAGGAAAAATTTCGGTTCGTTTTGTGATCCACCCGGATGGAAGCGTTGGAAAAGTCACCGTTATTGAATCGACGCTGAACAATTCGAGTGTGGAACGCTGTATTGTCAGCAAGATTCGGCGCTGGCGCGATTTCGGCCCGGTCGATCCCTCAAAAGGCGATGCCGTGTTCCGGCAGGATTACATTTTCGGATATTAA